From Pseudomonas sp. LS1212, the proteins below share one genomic window:
- the recO gene encoding DNA repair protein RecO, translated as MSQPVAQPAYVLHSRAYRESSALVDFLTPQGRLRAVLRSARGKAGTLARPFVPLEVEFRGRGELKNVGRMESAGISLWLNGDALFSGLYLNELLIRLLPAEDPLPVVFDHYAATLQALAAGRALEPLLRSFEWRLLDELGYGFALDVDINGDPLAVEGSYRLQVDAGLERVYLFQPGLFKGDELLAMAEADWTAPGALAAAKRLMRQALAVHLGGRPLVSRELFRKP; from the coding sequence ATGAGTCAGCCTGTCGCTCAACCCGCTTACGTCTTGCACAGTCGGGCGTATCGCGAAAGCAGCGCACTGGTGGACTTCCTCACGCCCCAAGGGCGGCTGCGTGCGGTATTGCGCTCGGCACGGGGCAAGGCCGGTACCCTGGCACGGCCATTCGTGCCCTTGGAAGTCGAGTTTCGAGGCCGCGGCGAGTTGAAAAATGTCGGCCGCATGGAAAGCGCCGGGATCAGCCTCTGGCTCAATGGCGACGCCTTGTTCAGTGGCCTGTACCTCAATGAACTGCTGATTCGCCTGCTGCCCGCCGAAGATCCGCTTCCCGTTGTGTTCGACCACTATGCCGCGACCCTGCAGGCACTGGCCGCCGGGCGTGCGCTCGAACCCTTGCTGCGCTCGTTCGAATGGCGGCTGCTCGATGAACTGGGCTACGGTTTTGCCCTGGATGTGGATATCAACGGGGATCCGCTGGCGGTCGAGGGCTCGTATCGCTTGCAGGTGGATGCAGGCCTGGAACGCGTCTATCTGTTTCAGCCCGGATTGTTCAAGGGTGACGAGCTGCTGGCCATGGCCGAGGCCGACTGGACTGCGCCCGGTGCGCTGGCTGCAGCCAAGCGTCTGATGCGTCAGGCCCTGGCCGTGCA
- the era gene encoding GTPase Era, with translation MTDTNVTRCGYVAIVGRPNVGKSTLLNHILGQKLAITSRKPQTTRHNMLGIKTEGDIQAIYVDTPGMHKSNEKALNRYMNKTASAALKDVDVVIFVVDRTRWTEEDQLVLDRVQYVQGPLILAINKTDRIEDKADLMPHLEWLQKQLPNAEIVPISAQQGHNLDSLEGLIARHLPENDHFFPEDQITDRSSRFLAAELIREKIMRQLGAELPYQITVEIEEFKQQGKTLHIHGLILVERDGQKKIIIGDKGERIKRIGTEARKDMELLFDSKVMLNLWVKVKGGWSDDERALRSLGYGDL, from the coding sequence ATGACTGATACAAACGTAACCCGCTGCGGCTATGTCGCCATCGTCGGCCGTCCCAATGTGGGCAAGTCCACCCTGCTGAACCATATTCTCGGGCAGAAGCTGGCGATCACCTCGCGCAAGCCCCAGACCACCCGGCACAACATGCTCGGGATCAAGACCGAGGGCGATATCCAGGCGATCTACGTCGATACCCCCGGCATGCACAAAAGCAACGAGAAAGCTCTCAATCGCTACATGAACAAGACCGCTTCGGCGGCGTTGAAAGACGTCGACGTGGTGATCTTCGTCGTGGACCGCACCCGCTGGACCGAAGAAGACCAGCTCGTGCTCGACCGCGTGCAGTACGTCCAGGGCCCGCTGATCCTGGCGATCAACAAGACCGATCGCATCGAGGACAAGGCTGACCTGATGCCGCATCTGGAATGGTTGCAGAAGCAGCTGCCAAACGCGGAAATCGTGCCGATTTCGGCGCAGCAGGGGCACAACCTCGATTCGCTGGAAGGTCTGATCGCCCGGCACCTGCCGGAAAACGATCACTTCTTCCCGGAAGACCAGATCACCGACCGCAGCAGCCGCTTCCTCGCCGCCGAGTTGATCCGCGAGAAAATCATGCGCCAACTGGGTGCGGAGTTGCCTTACCAGATCACCGTCGAGATCGAAGAATTCAAGCAGCAGGGCAAGACCCTGCACATCCACGGCCTGATCCTGGTCGAGCGTGATGGCCAGAAGAAGATCATCATTGGCGACAAGGGCGAGCGGATCAAGCGCATCGGTACCGAAGCGCGCAAGGACATGGAGCTGCTGTTCGACTCCAAGGTCATGCTCAACCTCTGGGTCAAGGTCAAGGGCGGCTGGTCCGATGACGAACGCGCCCTGCGTTCGCTGGGTTACGGCGACTTGTAA